A single genomic interval of Dromiciops gliroides isolate mDroGli1 chromosome 1, mDroGli1.pri, whole genome shotgun sequence harbors:
- the LOC122737043 gene encoding SOSS complex subunit C isoform X1: MATNPPGQGFQNKNRVAILAELDKEKRKLLMQNQSSTNHPGASIALSRPPLNKDFRDHAEQQHIAAQQKAALQHAHAHSSGYFITQDSAFGNLILPVLPRLDPE; this comes from the exons GTTTTCAAAATAAGAATCGAGTAGCAATCCTGGCAGAACTAgacaaggagaaaaggaaattactTATGCAAAACCAATCTTCCACAAATCATCCTGGAGCCAG cATTGCCCTCTCCAGGCCCCCCCTTAATAAGGATTTTCGTGATCATGCTGAACAACAGCACATTGCAGCTCAGCAGAAGGCTGCCTTACAG caTGCTCATGCACATTCTTCGGGATATTTCATAACTCAGGACTCTGCATTTGGAAATCTCATTCTTCCCGTTTTGCCTCGGCTGGACCCAGAATGA
- the LOC122737043 gene encoding SOSS complex subunit C isoform X2, producing MQNQSSTNHPGASIALSRPPLNKDFRDHAEQQHIAAQQKAALQHAHAHSSGYFITQDSAFGNLILPVLPRLDPE from the exons ATGCAAAACCAATCTTCCACAAATCATCCTGGAGCCAG cATTGCCCTCTCCAGGCCCCCCCTTAATAAGGATTTTCGTGATCATGCTGAACAACAGCACATTGCAGCTCAGCAGAAGGCTGCCTTACAG caTGCTCATGCACATTCTTCGGGATATTTCATAACTCAGGACTCTGCATTTGGAAATCTCATTCTTCCCGTTTTGCCTCGGCTGGACCCAGAATGA